From Medicago truncatula cultivar Jemalong A17 chromosome 7, MtrunA17r5.0-ANR, whole genome shotgun sequence, a single genomic window includes:
- the LOC11433786 gene encoding alpha-L-arabinofuranosidase 1, with translation MVFSKSCCSFFRLCLIIVSFVAFQCNADGNQTSTLVVNAGSAGRPIPNTLFGISLEEVNRAGTGGIWSELVSNRGFEAGGTQVPSNFDPWAIVGTEADIHVVTELSSSFERNKVALRIDVLCDNCPVDGVGISNPGFKGMNIVQGKQYKVALNYRSSGPQDMTISFRDAKSGGILGSSQIIKRNKKVAKWKKMETIITASASSSNASLTLRTTKKGTIWLDQVSAMPQDTYKGHGFRSDLVEMIMQLKPAFFRFPGGNFLRGGALMNAFRWKDTVGPQEQRPGHFNDVWNYWTDEGFGYYEGLQLAEDIGATPVWVINNGLSETDSVDTSAISPFVQEALDSIEFARGPSTSKWGAIRASMGHPEPFVLKYIALGSNNCGMKNYLGNYLAFHKAIRQSYPDIQIISNCDAHEKPLDHPADLYEYKNYPKDDARAMFNLGVNFDKSPRNGPKAFVSEYALIGDKQAKFGTILAGVAEAGFLIGLERNSDHVAMASYAPLLVNANDRNWSPDAIVFDSDQSYGTPSYWTQVLFKESNGATFINSQLQTPDPGMLAASAILCKNPQNNDTHLKIKIANLGNNQVNLKISLQGYVSKNLAGSTKTVLASQNILDENSFTEPKKIAPQQSPLQNPGNEMNVIIPPISLTVLDIF, from the exons atggTTTTCTCAAAATCATGTTGTAGTTTTTTTAGGCTCTGCCTAATTATAGTGTCATTTGTTGCATTTCAATGTAATGCTGATGGCAACCAAACCTCAACTCTAGTTGTAAATGCTGGATCAGCTGGAAGGCCAATTCCTAACACCCTTTTTGGAATATCTCTTGAG gaGGTCAACCGTGCTGGTACTGGGGGAATATGGTCTGAACTTGTGAGCAACAGAG GGTTTGAAGCCGGAGGAACTCAGGTTCCATCAAATTTTGACCCTTGGGCCATAGTTGGAACAGAAGCAGATATTCATGTAGTGACTGAGCTTAGTTCTAGCTTTGAACGCAATAAGGTTGCATTGAGAATTGATGTGCTATGTGATAATTGCCCAGTTGATGGTGTTGGAATTTCTAACCCAGGTTTTAAGGGCATg AATATTGTGCAAGGGAAGCAATACAAGGTAGCACTCAATTATCGTTCGTCAGGACCACAAGATATGACAATTTCATTCAGAGATGCAAAAAGTGGAGGAATATTGGGTTCTAGCCAAATCATAAA aCGTAATAAAAAGGTTGCAAAGTGGAAAAAAATGGAGACCATAATAACAGCCAGTGCATCAAGTTCAAATGCAAGTCTTACCTTAAGAACAACGAAAAAAGGAACCATATGGTTAGACCAAGTATCAGCTATGCCTCAAGACACATATAAG GGACATGGTTTCCGAAGCGACTTGGTTGAAATGATAATGCAGTTGAAACCAGCCTTTTTTAGATTTCCAG gtGGTAATTTTCTTCGAGGAGGAGCATTGATGAACGCATTTCGGTGGAAAGATACGGTTGGACCTCAAGAACAAAGACCCGGACACTTTAATGATGTTTGGAATTATTGGACAGACGAGGGATTTGGTTATTACGAGGGTCTTCAA CTAGCTGAGGACATTGGTGCAACGCCTGTATGGGTCATCAACAACG GCCTCAGTGAGACTGATAGTGTTGATACAAGTGCCATCTCACCTTTTGTGCAA GAAGCACTTGATAGTATTGAGTTTGCTAGAGGTCCATCCACTTCAAAATGGGGAGCCATTAGAGCATCTATGGGACACCCAGAGCCTTTTGTCCTAAAATATATTGCTCTTGGTAGCAATAATTGTGGGATGAAAAATTACCTTG GAAATTACTTGGCCTTCCACAAAGCAATACGGCAATCTTATCCAGATATTcaaattatttcaaattgtgATGCTCATGAGAAGCCGCTAGATCACCCAGCCGATCTgtatgaatataaa AATTATCCTAAAGATGATGCTCGAGCTATGTTTAATCTTGGTGTTAATTTTGATAAGTCACCACGCAATGGACCAAAG GCTTTTGTGAGTGAATATGCTCTAATAGGAGACAAGCAAGCTAAGTTTGGAACCATTTTGGCTGGTGTGGCTGAAGCTGGATTCCTTATTGGATTAGAAAGAAATAG TGATCATGTTGCAATGGCTTCTTATGCACCACTTTTGGTAAATGCAAATGATAGAAA TTGGAGCCCAGATGCAATTGTCTTTGACAGCGATCAATCGTATGGAACTCCTAGCTATTGGACGCAGGTTCTGTTTAAAGAGTCAAATGGAGCAACTTTTATCAACTCACAACTTCAAACACCTGATCCCGGAATGCTGGCTGCATCTGCAATTCTTTGCAAAAATCCTCAAAATAATGACACTCACTTAAAAATAAAG ATTGCAAACCTAGGGAACAACCAAGTGAATCTCAAGATTTCTCTTCAAGGATATGTGAGCAAAAACCTAGCTGGGTCAACAAAGACCGTTCTCGCGTCTCAAAATATACTTGATGAGAATAGCTTCACAGAACCAAAAAAG ATAGCACCACAACAAAGTCCACTTCAGAATCCTGGCAATGAGATGAATGTCATAATCCCTCCAATTTCATTAACAGTACTTGATATCTTTTAA
- the LOC11418098 gene encoding alpha-L-arabinofuranosidase 1, protein MTFSKACCSFLWLYLIIVSFVAFQCNANGSQISSLVVNAAQGRPMPNTLFGIFYEEINHAGSGGIWAQLVNNSGFEAAGTRTPSNIFPWTIIGTESSVKLQTELSSCFERNKVALRMDVLCDKCPPDGVGVSNPGFWGMNIVQGKKYKVVFFYRSLGSLDMRVAFRDAISGRILASSHIIRHKASKKKGSKWQRVQTILEARASSSNSNLTLTTTKEGTVWLDQVSAMPTDTFKGHGFRKDLVEMLIQLKPAFLRFPGGCFVEGVQLRNAFRWKDSVGPWEQRPGHLNDIWNYWTDDGLGFFEGLQLAEDIGALPIWVFNNGISHSDEVDTSVISPFVKEALEGIEFARGSSTSKWGSVRASMGHPKPFNLKYVAIGNEDCYKKNYYGNYMAFYKAIKKFYPDIQIISNCPAFKTPLNHPADLYDYHTYPIDARAMFNAYHDFDKSPRNGPKAFVSEYALIGALQAKYGTLLGAVSEAGFLIGLERNSDHVAMASYAPLLVNANDRNWNPDAIVFNSYQAYGTPSYWVTYMFKESNGATFLNSQLQTPDPGSLIASAILCQSPQNNSTYLKIKIANIGSIPVNLKISLQGYVSKNLAGSTKTVLTSGNILDENTFAAPKKIAPQTSPLQNPGNEMNVMIPPVSLTVLDMFR, encoded by the exons ATGACTTTTTCAAAAGCATGTTGCAGTTTTCTCTGGCTCTACCTAATTATAGTGTCATTTGTAGCATTTCAATGTAATGCTAATGGTAGCCAAATTTCATCTCTAGTTGTAAATGCTGCTCAGGGAAGGCCAATGCCTAACACCCtttttggaatattttatgAG gaGATCAACCATGCTGGATCTGGAGGAATATGGGCTCAACTTGTGAACAACTCAG GGTTTGAAGCTGCAGGAACACGTACGCCATCAAATATTTTCCCTTGGACCATAATTGGAACAGAATCATCTGTTAAGCTACAGACTGAGCTTAGTTCTTGCTTTGAACGCAATAAGGTTGCATTAAGAATGGATGTGTTATGTGACAAGTGCCCTCCTGATGGTGTTGGAGTCTCTAACCCAGGTTTTTGGGGCATG AATATCGTGCAAGGGAAGAAATACAAGGTAGTGTTCTTTTATCGGTCGTTAGGATCACTAGATATGAGAGTAGCATTCAGAGATGCCATTAGTGGAAGAATATTGGCTTCTAGTCATATCATCAG ACATAAGGcttcaaaaaaaaagggttCAAAGTGGCAAAGGGTTCAGACCATATTAGAAGCCAGAGCAtcaagttcaaattcaaacctTACCTTAACAACAACTAAAGAGGGAACAGTATGGTTGGACCAAGTATCTGCTATGCCTACCGACACATTTAAG GGACATGGTTTCCGGAAGGACTTGGTTGAGATGTTGATTCAGTTGAAACCAGCCTTTCTTAGATTTCCAG GTGGTTGTTTTGTTGAAGGAGTACAATTAAGGAATGCATTTCGGTGGAAAGATAGTGTTGGACCATGGGAACAAAGACCTGGTCACTTGAATGATATTTGGAATTATTGGACAGATGATGGACTTGGTTTTTTTGAGGGTCTTCAA TTAGCTGAGGACATTGGTGCATTGCCAATATGGGTCTTCAACAATg GCATCAGCCATAGTGATGAAGTTGATACAAGTGTTATCTCACCTTTTGTGAAA GAAGCACTTGAAGGTATTGAGTTTGCTAGAGGTTCATCCACTTCAAAATGGGGCTCTGTTAGAGCATCTATGGGACACCCAAAACCTTTTAACCTAAAATATGTTGCTATTGGTAACGAAGATTGTTACAAGAAAAATTACTATG GAAATTACATGGCCTTCTACAAAGCAATAAAGAAATTTTATCCAGATATTcaaattatttcaaattgtCCTGCTTTTAAGACACCGTTAAATCACCCGGCGGATCTCTATGATTATCAT ACTTATCCTATTGATGCTCGAGCTATGTTTAATGCTTATCATGATTTTGATAAGTCACCACGCAATGGACCAAAG gctttTGTGAGTGAGTATGCTCTAATAGGAGCTCTACAAGCTAAGTATGGAACCCTTTTGGGAGCTGTGTCTGAAGCTGGATTCCTTATTGGATTAGAAAGAAATAG TGATCATGTTGCAATGGCTTCTTATGCACCACTTTTGGTAAATGCAAATGACAGAAA ttGGAATCCAGATGCAATTGTTTTTAACAGCTATCAAGCTTATGGGACTCCTAGCTATTGGGTGACATATATGTTTAAAGAGTCAAATGGAGCAACATTTCTCAACTCACAACTTCAAACACCTGATCCTGGCTCACTGATTGCATCTGCAATTCTTTGCCAAAGTCCTCAAAATAATAGTACTTACTTGAAAATAAAG ATTGCAAACATAGGAAGCATCCCAGTGAATCTCAAGATTTCTCTTCAAGGATATGTGAGCAAAAACCTAGCTGGGTCAACGAAGACCGTTCTCACGTCTGGAAATATACTTGATGAGAATACCTTCGCAGCACCAAAAAag ATAGCACCACAAACAAGTCCACTTCAGAATCCTGGCAATGAGATGAATGTCATGATCCCTCCAGTTTCATTAACAGTATTAGATATGTTTAGATAA